A section of the Paenibacillus odorifer genome encodes:
- a CDS encoding pectate lyase, whose protein sequence is MKKRVAKVTSIVVLFSLALSLIVGGWTNTVVHAAGLAVTGSGGWNETAYVEWSPVSNATGYNVYVKLASAADSGYQQINNELIRKYSSYWRADAVGLAAGNYVMKVEATLSGGGTVSAVSNPLSVTSYDRSGFAFSTSSQYGTGSGAYNENGTLKNGAQVLYITSQNAQTVTLGVKINSSGAVQTGVGLGGILTLRQKGYDTTPLAIRIIGKVTAADLSGQLNSSGYLEVKGKNNYSEMNITIEGIGNDAYAYGWGMLLRYVGNVEVRNLGVMLFPDDGISMDSGNMNVWVHNNDIFYGAAGGDADQAKGDGSTDLKNGSNYITISYNHYWDSGKSSLVGLSEPAEFFVTFHHNWFDHSDSRHPRIRVASVHIYNNFFDGISKYGVGVTTGASAFVESNYFRHAKFPMMISLQGTDALGEGTFSGENGGVIKAYNNLIVEASSLIYANSNTGTAPANATSFDAYLASSRNETVPSSYKALKGGTAYNNFDTSVNTGVNVSNIDNVSNVEQIVMAKAGRLNGGDFTWEFNDSVDDVSYALNTALMSAIRGYTTGLVSVGGNSNPTNPTPTPSVTPTPTVTPVPTATPAPTATPVPTATPAPTTTPVPTAGATVHNFTTDGTTSSFFNIQGNLSTSKGTVAYQGLTLSQCLKIESATSIQFTSAKASTLTLVFNTEGTKIKVDGTSYPITNGIATVSLAAGAHTITKDSTANLYYMKLE, encoded by the coding sequence ATGAAAAAAAGAGTTGCAAAGGTAACCAGTATTGTTGTGTTGTTTTCTCTTGCTCTTTCTTTAATAGTAGGTGGATGGACAAATACGGTGGTGCATGCTGCTGGTCTTGCGGTAACAGGCAGTGGAGGCTGGAATGAAACGGCATATGTGGAATGGTCACCTGTAAGCAATGCGACAGGGTATAACGTTTATGTTAAATTGGCAAGTGCAGCGGATTCTGGGTATCAACAAATTAATAATGAGTTAATCCGCAAATATTCTTCCTACTGGAGAGCAGATGCTGTTGGGCTTGCAGCCGGTAATTATGTGATGAAAGTTGAAGCTACCTTGTCAGGGGGTGGGACGGTAAGTGCGGTTTCAAATCCACTATCCGTAACGTCATATGACCGCTCAGGATTTGCTTTTTCGACTAGTTCGCAATATGGTACAGGATCAGGGGCTTATAATGAGAATGGAACCCTCAAGAATGGTGCTCAAGTGCTGTATATAACATCTCAGAATGCGCAAACCGTAACCCTTGGTGTGAAAATCAACAGCTCCGGCGCTGTACAAACAGGGGTTGGTCTGGGTGGTATTCTGACACTGAGACAAAAAGGTTATGATACAACTCCACTTGCGATCCGAATTATCGGAAAAGTTACAGCTGCTGATCTGAGTGGACAGCTTAACAGCAGTGGGTATCTTGAAGTCAAAGGTAAAAACAATTATTCGGAAATGAATATTACTATTGAAGGTATCGGGAATGATGCTTACGCGTACGGTTGGGGAATGCTTCTAAGATATGTAGGTAATGTGGAAGTAAGAAACCTGGGTGTAATGTTATTCCCTGACGATGGCATTTCAATGGATTCCGGCAATATGAATGTCTGGGTGCATAATAATGATATTTTTTATGGAGCTGCTGGAGGCGATGCAGACCAAGCCAAGGGCGACGGTTCCACAGACCTTAAAAATGGATCCAACTATATTACAATCTCTTACAACCATTACTGGGATTCCGGAAAATCCTCGCTAGTTGGTTTGAGTGAGCCGGCTGAATTTTTTGTTACCTTCCACCACAACTGGTTTGACCATTCGGACTCCCGTCATCCGCGGATTAGAGTGGCTTCCGTCCATATCTATAACAACTTTTTCGATGGTATCTCCAAATACGGTGTGGGTGTAACTACAGGTGCTTCAGCTTTTGTAGAATCTAATTATTTTAGACATGCTAAATTTCCAATGATGATCTCCTTACAAGGTACAGATGCTTTAGGGGAGGGTACGTTCTCAGGCGAAAATGGAGGTGTGATTAAAGCCTATAACAATCTTATTGTAGAGGCTTCAAGTCTCATCTATGCGAATTCAAACACAGGGACAGCTCCTGCTAATGCTACCTCATTTGATGCTTACTTAGCTTCGTCAAGAAATGAAACCGTCCCAAGCTCATACAAAGCACTAAAAGGCGGAACAGCCTATAATAACTTCGACACGAGCGTAAATACAGGAGTGAACGTATCTAATATTGATAACGTAAGCAATGTTGAACAGATTGTTATGGCAAAAGCCGGACGTCTGAATGGCGGAGACTTCACATGGGAATTTAATGATTCAGTGGATGACGTTTCGTATGCGCTGAATACAGCGCTGATGTCTGCAATCAGAGGCTACACAACGGGACTTGTCTCTGTAGGGGGGAATTCAAACCCAACGAACCCGACTCCGACTCCATCAGTAACACCTACGCCAACAGTAACTCCTGTGCCAACAGCGACCCCAGCTCCAACAGCAACTCCTGTACCAACGGCGACTCCAGCACCGACGACAACGCCAGTGCCGACAGCGGGAGCAACCGTTCACAACTTTACTACGGATGGAACAACAAGCAGCTTCTTCAATATCCAAGGCAATCTCTCAACAAGTAAGGGAACTGTGGCATATCAGGGTTTAACCCTATCCCAATGTCTAAAAATCGAGAGTGCAACCAGCATTCAATTCACTTCTGCTAAAGCTTCAACGCTAACCCTAGTGTTCAACACAGAGGGAACGAAAATCAAAGTGGATGGAACAAGTTACCCTATAACCAATGGCATTGCCACTGTCTCTCTGGCCGCAGGTGCGCATACCATTACAAAAGATAGTACGGCGAATCTGTATTATATGAAGCTGGAATAG
- a CDS encoding DinB family protein, whose protein sequence is MSDKMVAVLRRQFDPTVEMLKNLIEVCPDHFWKNAKHKYWKHIFHATTSMKFWFRQQKDEEFKIPDFGKDITEDLDKECSDYPTKEEMTTYLEEILSVARNFFDELTDCRLLEPCVLYEEITKTDVILMQIRHVQHHIGYCNSILNSNHLETAKWL, encoded by the coding sequence ATGAGTGATAAGATGGTGGCTGTTTTAAGAAGACAGTTTGATCCAACCGTAGAAATGTTGAAGAATCTTATCGAAGTATGTCCTGATCATTTTTGGAAGAATGCCAAGCATAAATACTGGAAGCATATATTCCACGCTACAACCAGCATGAAATTTTGGTTTAGGCAGCAGAAGGATGAAGAATTCAAAATACCTGACTTCGGTAAAGATATAACAGAAGACTTAGATAAGGAGTGCTCTGACTACCCTACTAAGGAGGAAATGACGACGTACCTAGAGGAGATATTGAGTGTGGCTCGTAATTTTTTTGATGAACTTACTGACTGCAGATTATTGGAACCATGTGTACTATACGAAGAAATAACTAAAACTGATGTTATCCTCATGCAGATAAGGCATGTTCAACATCATATAGGTTATTGCAACAGCATATTGAATTCGAATCACCTAGAAACAGCAAAGTGGCTATGA
- a CDS encoding YdeI/OmpD-associated family protein: MVYEFDSEIKLLEGKMKWKVVYFPYSVREIFNTNGKVPIQISVDGYEFDHTLLPSKNGHYFVYNEFIRRALQKELGDTLHIILKKCEENRKLIVPDYITTNLEEYHMLNTFLNQPDYIKREQINYIELAKKEDTKNRRILALLDKLKD, encoded by the coding sequence ATGGTTTATGAATTTGATAGTGAGATAAAGCTGCTGGAAGGTAAAATGAAATGGAAAGTAGTCTATTTCCCCTATTCAGTAAGGGAGATATTCAATACTAATGGTAAAGTACCTATTCAAATCTCTGTTGACGGGTACGAATTTGACCATACTTTATTGCCGTCAAAGAATGGGCATTATTTTGTTTATAACGAATTTATTCGAAGAGCATTACAAAAAGAGCTCGGTGATACATTACATATAATACTTAAGAAATGCGAGGAAAATCGTAAACTGATTGTGCCAGATTACATTACTACAAACCTTGAAGAGTACCACATGCTGAATACATTTCTAAACCAGCCTGATTACATTAAACGAGAGCAGATTAATTATATTGAGCTTGCTAAAAAGGAAGATACAAAAAATAGACGAATACTAGCTCTACTTGATAAACTTAAGGATTAA
- a CDS encoding Crp/Fnr family transcriptional regulator: MYFEKTRFITLLKSNPEILIGILETALDRLRDANKLITNLTVIDVRTRIARVLLRLTEQHGVPSDEGVLIDLKLTHQHLADMTGTARETVKKSLLGLQDEQLIRID; the protein is encoded by the coding sequence ATGTATTTTGAAAAAACGCGATTCATTACTTTACTAAAAAGTAATCCGGAAATACTAATCGGCATTTTGGAAACAGCATTAGATCGTCTGCGTGATGCCAATAAATTAATAACAAACTTAACCGTTATCGACGTGCGTACGCGTATTGCTCGCGTGTTGTTGCGTCTAACAGAACAGCACGGAGTGCCCTCTGATGAAGGTGTTCTAATCGATTTGAAATTAACGCATCAACACCTGGCGGATATGACAGGAACGGCGCGTGAGACCGTGAAAAAATCATTGCTTGGATTACAGGATGAGCAGTTGATACGTATTGATTAA
- a CDS encoding NAD(P)/FAD-dependent oxidoreductase: MYKDQTSKHHELFIIGGGAAGLMAAVTARDQGIDTAIIESNDRLGKKIITTGNGRCNITNQSTATGTDEAAALSRKYHSNQEGFPIHVLRQFGVRQTIEFFSSLGLPFVSLENGRMYPMSLQAASVPGVFKLALEDRNVPVYYKHKVLDVTVSAGHPRFAITCQAETEEQVVYTSDYLFLCAGGLTAPKTGTDGSGYTLVQRLGHTLINPVPGIVQLKLDYPYLKELSGIKFEGEAHVIVNNEVIRTESGEILFTDYGISGPPILQLSRKAAYNLGIGESVTLSVDLMPERTEEELIDFLEIHWGIFGHRTVADSLIGIVSKKLIPVLLKEAGIDQQLHLLCQDLSWKTKKIFYKILKRWEFKVTDTNSFTNAQTTAGGIDTTELTEGTLESKLVPGLYLAGEVMDVDGDCGGYNLQWAWSSGYAAAMALADRRASTT, from the coding sequence GAGCTGTTCATTATCGGTGGGGGTGCTGCAGGTCTAATGGCTGCAGTTACAGCGAGGGATCAAGGTATTGATACAGCAATTATTGAAAGCAATGACCGGCTGGGGAAGAAAATAATAACGACGGGTAACGGGCGTTGCAACATTACGAACCAATCCACCGCCACCGGTACGGATGAAGCGGCCGCTTTATCACGCAAGTATCACAGTAATCAGGAAGGATTCCCAATACATGTATTGCGGCAATTCGGTGTCCGCCAAACGATCGAATTTTTCTCCTCGCTCGGGCTTCCTTTTGTAAGCTTGGAGAATGGCCGGATGTATCCGATGTCGCTGCAGGCGGCTTCGGTGCCGGGTGTATTTAAGCTGGCGCTGGAGGATCGGAATGTTCCCGTATATTATAAACATAAAGTGTTGGATGTTACCGTTTCGGCGGGACATCCGCGGTTCGCGATAACCTGCCAGGCGGAGACAGAGGAACAGGTTGTGTATACCAGCGACTATCTTTTTCTATGTGCAGGCGGCCTTACCGCTCCCAAAACGGGAACGGACGGCTCCGGTTATACGCTTGTCCAACGTCTGGGGCACACCTTGATCAACCCGGTGCCAGGCATTGTACAATTGAAGCTGGATTATCCGTATTTGAAGGAACTATCGGGCATCAAATTTGAGGGAGAGGCCCATGTTATCGTAAACAATGAAGTCATCCGCACTGAGTCTGGTGAGATTCTTTTTACGGACTATGGTATCTCGGGCCCGCCCATACTTCAGCTCAGCAGAAAGGCTGCGTATAATCTCGGAATAGGAGAATCGGTGACATTGTCGGTTGATTTAATGCCGGAGCGCACGGAGGAAGAGTTAATTGATTTTCTGGAGATCCACTGGGGGATCTTCGGACACCGGACGGTTGCCGATTCCCTTATAGGTATCGTCAGCAAGAAACTGATTCCAGTTCTGCTGAAGGAGGCTGGAATTGATCAACAGTTGCACCTGCTTTGTCAGGATCTTTCGTGGAAAACAAAAAAAATATTTTATAAAATCTTGAAGCGTTGGGAATTTAAAGTGACCGATACCAATAGCTTTACTAATGCACAAACAACAGCTGGTGGCATCGATACGACGGAGCTAACCGAAGGAACGTTGGAATCTAAGTTAGTCCCTGGACTGTATTTGGCAGGTGAGGTGATGGATGTCGATGGAGATTGCGGCGGCTATAACCTGCAATGGGCCTGGAGCTCCGGCTATGCCGCCGCGATGGCGCTTGCTGATCGACGTGCTAGCACCACGTAA
- a CDS encoding cyclic nucleotide-binding domain-containing protein has product MVLSGVVQIYQDNHSRDVVLSIFRVGDFFGEMALLQNERARSASARTIEKSTLCILKKRDSLLY; this is encoded by the coding sequence CTGGTTCTATCTGGAGTTGTTCAAATCTATCAAGATAACCACTCTAGGGATGTAGTACTCTCTATTTTTAGAGTAGGTGATTTCTTTGGAGAGATGGCTTTGTTGCAAAATGAAAGAGCGCGCTCTGCTTCTGCAAGGACCATTGAGAAGTCTACCTTATGTATTTTGAAAAAACGCGATTCATTACTTTACTAA
- a CDS encoding WYL domain-containing protein: MNPFEKIFNFQIISRLDEVGSLALTSQERSWLKTMLMHPASEAAFTLDTLSELNSILEAEASTEVQGIIMEKAKSKERQVYHPMLRTLRRIIMQNQAILITFHIKHGGQRTDQAGFPHKLEYNMYKREWYLQWYSTRQRSLMSTKLKNIVSVEVAPFPAKRIDDLKARITRLLEDQKECACIQVIPTFNAELSRILYAFSCFDKSVSFDENSGIYRIKVIYMRDGSEFLLSKIRFLGLRVKIVEGEHLKRRMLKSAAMAIDRYGE; the protein is encoded by the coding sequence ATGAATCCATTTGAGAAAATATTTAACTTCCAAATCATTTCACGCCTCGACGAAGTGGGTTCATTAGCGCTGACCTCCCAGGAACGTTCCTGGCTGAAAACCATGTTAATGCACCCGGCCTCAGAAGCAGCTTTTACACTGGATACCTTAAGTGAATTGAACTCCATATTGGAGGCAGAAGCGTCCACAGAAGTGCAGGGAATTATTATGGAGAAAGCTAAAAGCAAAGAGCGGCAGGTCTATCACCCAATGCTTCGTACACTCCGCCGTATAATCATGCAGAATCAAGCGATCCTTATTACTTTCCATATTAAGCATGGAGGCCAACGAACTGACCAAGCCGGGTTCCCTCATAAGCTGGAATACAACATGTATAAGCGGGAGTGGTATTTGCAATGGTACAGCACCCGGCAACGTTCTCTTATGTCCACTAAACTAAAAAACATTGTTTCTGTTGAAGTAGCTCCCTTCCCTGCCAAACGGATTGATGACTTAAAAGCAAGAATAACGCGATTATTAGAGGATCAGAAAGAATGTGCATGTATTCAAGTCATTCCCACCTTTAATGCTGAGCTGTCCCGAATTCTGTACGCCTTTTCCTGTTTTGATAAATCCGTGTCCTTTGATGAAAATTCGGGCATCTATCGAATCAAAGTCATCTACATGAGAGACGGCAGCGAATTCCTATTGTCCAAAATCCGTTTTCTTGGCCTGCGCGTAAAAATCGTCGAGGGTGAGCATCTTAAGCGGCGCATGCTGAAATCCGCAGCTATGGCGATTGACCGGTATGGGGAATAA
- a CDS encoding helix-turn-helix transcriptional regulator gives MARESFDKEIQFLRMLSLAGGAYSRQQFADRLGISVHTYDKTLRNLKGMVTVLQQDLPTEQGTELSEWLRYNYYESADPLLLFLFRAKSLKETESIRLTLLLTALQTQELTAKDLQDVCSEQMPTDCPMPDEKTIRGDLKYLEEVGVILRVNEGRPYRYKAANDLIDQLSGDQLLDLYDYVDVIANTQTPSVQGYLLRDTLKKVLRKRGYNPEATETHRYKYNYHSRILDEAHLYTIFAAIQQRKKIKFLYLSPKKGKNYASQNTNPLFERETRGVTETVLPLRVIYDHQYGRWYLIGHNSRMGIMKFRMEGLTQIEEGDTVEESEFAQKLSNLEEQMTNSWVIDTTSAIKVAARFYNPNRSGVNFIRERVEAQGQWGVITEESDSTFLYEITVNGIYEIKPWLRSFGSSCEVLEPPWLRKQFIAEWKEIHSYYESI, from the coding sequence ATGGCCCGGGAAAGTTTTGACAAGGAGATTCAATTTCTTCGCATGCTCTCTTTAGCGGGGGGAGCTTACAGCAGACAACAATTCGCCGATCGTCTCGGCATTTCTGTACATACCTATGACAAAACGCTGCGCAACCTGAAGGGCATGGTAACCGTCTTACAACAAGACCTGCCTACAGAACAAGGAACGGAACTCTCTGAGTGGCTCCGCTATAACTATTATGAATCTGCCGACCCGCTGCTCCTGTTCTTGTTCCGGGCGAAGTCGCTTAAGGAAACGGAGAGCATCCGGCTTACTCTACTATTAACTGCGCTTCAGACTCAGGAGCTAACGGCTAAAGATCTACAGGATGTCTGCAGTGAGCAAATGCCAACCGATTGTCCAATGCCCGATGAGAAGACCATCCGTGGAGATCTGAAATATCTTGAGGAAGTTGGCGTTATTCTTCGTGTAAATGAGGGCCGTCCTTATCGATACAAGGCTGCTAACGATCTGATTGATCAATTATCGGGCGATCAGCTCTTGGATCTTTACGACTATGTTGATGTCATCGCCAACACGCAGACTCCGTCGGTGCAAGGTTACCTGCTGCGCGACACCTTAAAAAAGGTCCTGCGGAAGCGGGGTTATAACCCCGAAGCTACGGAAACCCATAGATACAAATATAATTATCATTCACGTATTCTTGACGAGGCACACCTATACACAATTTTTGCAGCGATTCAGCAGCGAAAAAAAATTAAGTTTCTATATCTATCCCCTAAAAAGGGCAAAAACTACGCCTCTCAGAATACCAATCCTCTCTTTGAGCGGGAAACAAGGGGCGTCACAGAAACCGTTCTTCCGCTCCGCGTCATCTATGACCATCAATATGGGCGCTGGTATTTAATCGGACATAATTCACGTATGGGCATCATGAAATTCCGAATGGAGGGCCTTACTCAAATTGAGGAGGGCGACACTGTGGAAGAATCAGAGTTTGCTCAGAAACTCAGCAATCTGGAAGAGCAGATGACAAACAGCTGGGTTATAGATACCACCAGTGCAATTAAAGTGGCTGCGAGATTTTATAACCCCAATCGCTCTGGTGTTAATTTTATTCGGGAGCGGGTTGAAGCGCAGGGACAGTGGGGAGTAATTACGGAAGAGTCCGATTCTACATTCCTTTATGAGATCACAGTGAATGGTATTTATGAAATTAAGCCGTGGTTACGAAGCTTTGGTTCGAGCTGCGAGGTATTAGAACCCCCTTGGCTGCGTAAGCAATTTATCGCGGAGTGGAAGGAGATTCACAGCTATTATGAATCCATTTGA
- a CDS encoding helix-turn-helix domain-containing protein, which translates to MGKRVIVKISELTKKHKISLRELSRISDVRHAALSELANGKRENINFSHISKIAEALNIEDIREIIDLVDDKD; encoded by the coding sequence GTGGGAAAGAGAGTTATAGTAAAAATATCAGAATTGACCAAAAAACATAAGATTTCCCTACGAGAATTGTCCAGAATATCCGATGTCCGACATGCTGCATTAAGTGAGTTAGCTAATGGAAAAAGGGAGAATATTAACTTTAGTCATATAAGCAAAATTGCAGAAGCTTTAAATATTGAGGATATTCGTGAGATTATTGATTTGGTTGATGATAAAGATTAA